The Silene latifolia isolate original U9 population chromosome X, ASM4854445v1, whole genome shotgun sequence genome contains the following window.
GAAAACGACATACtcgtatattattattaagaAGTGTAAAGATGTACATAAGTTAAATATTTCATCTTTTAATTTGAAAGCGACTAATCTTAAAAAATAAGTGTACAGATGTAAAAAGTTAAATACTTCATCAAGTCAATTCTCTGCACCTATATAATTCAAAACCGTCTGGACCCGAAGGGCATGTGAGAGGGTGATACTTTCCTCGCTTACAAATGGACTTACTGGAGATCATACTGCAATGCAAGCCTTTCGACAGTGTTGCGACTCACCGCTTGCATCTCGTACAATTGTTCCAGAACATTTGCAGCAAGCTCCCTTTCTCCCTGATGAGCTATGCCTTCGACAAGGATCGTGTAAGTCATTTCATTCGGCCTATACCCTTTCATTACCATCATTTGGAAGATATCCAAGGACACATCAGTTCTTTGGCATTTGCATAGTCCGACAATTAGAGAATTGCAATTGTCGACGTCTGGCCAACACTCGTTTTCTTCCATGATCCCGAAAATTTCAATGGCTGCATCAGTCATACCTTCATTGCACAATCCTTTGAGAAGAGCTGAGTATGTGAAGGAATCAGGGGTGAATCCGTAAGCGATAATCTCATTCAGCAACAGGAATGCAGGGTATGTATTCCCTTTCCTGCACAGACTCATAATTACGCTTCTGTAGAATTCGTTAGTTGATAAATTTGTTAGACTGCACAAGCTTTGTATCATGGAAAATGCTTCTTCAACTTTTCCTGATTCACAGAGGACGGCAATAGAATTATACGTTCCCTCGTTGGGATAACACTGGTGAAGAATCATCTCATTCAAGCATTTACTAACTTGATCGACTTTTCCGTCTTTGCAGAGTCGAGCTATGATCGGATTATAGGTCGCTCCACTGGGCTTGAATCCTACCTTCATCATTTCCTCGAGTACTGCAAATGCGTGATCTACTAGGCCGTGAAGAGCCAACGCAGCGATGAGAATATTGTATGTGACAGTGGATGGAGAGCGAGCTCCTTCGTCCATTTCAGCTAGAAGATCATACGCTTCTTTCCACCGCCCGTCATAGCACAACGTCCTCAGAAGAATGTTATAAGTAACGACATTGGGATGAAACCCTTTATTCGGTAGATTCCTGAAAAATCGGATGGCCTCTTCAATACGGCCTTCCTTACACAAACCGGTCATCAGAACATTATAACTGACCAGATTCGGCTTCCCACCTTTGGCAATGATCTCATCCAACAGCCTCATCGCCTCATCAACTCCCCGTTCCTTATACGCAGCTTCCAGCAAAAACGAGTAAGTGAACACATTCGGCTGCAAACCTCGCTTCTGCAACCGTTCCAAATGTTCCAAGCTCTTATTCAGATTCCCGAGCATACACATTCCCTTAACAAGCGAATTATACGTGACTGTATTAGTCGGATAACCATAATCCTCCATTTTCTCGACTAACTGCATCGCATACCCGACATTCCCACGCTTACACAGATGATTCACCAGGAAAGTATAAGACGTAGCATCAGGTCTGACTCCTGACGCAACCATCATTTCCATCACTCTGATCGCTTTCCGAACTTTACTCATCTTGCAGAGATCATACAGCAACTGAGTAGCCTGTCCCTTATTCGGTCTATTCCCCTTTTCAACCATATATTCCAAGTACAGAAACGCGTCATTAACCTTGACATCTTTCGCCTTGAGATCCGGCTTCGCAGACCGCCAATTCGGTAAAGTAAACACTGTATTGGATGAAACAGTAGTAATGTTGTTGGATGCTAGTACCCTGGAAAACCCGGCATTCAGCGAAACTGTATGTAAATTTGGGATATGGGAGAAGAAAGAACACGCTTTTCGGGGTGTTTCTCGAGTCGGATTCGTGATCGGGGATATGGATTGCAGAAGGGCAGCCATGAAAATTAATAATTATTTGGAAAAATAAAAAGTACATGAAATTTAATCAGTCTTTGTGTGATTTAGATAAGGGTGTCTTGTTAAGAATACAGGGTGTGGCTCCTGTGAAATCCTCTCAGTTGGGGATAGAAATCTGATAGGACCAGTGGACCACACATGTTAGTATTTTCTTCACTTTTTTttatcaattggtctcccttgtgacgggttaccatttgtggcggatattttgtgagataaaatggtaacaaaatgggttagtggagaaaggggaccacatgaatagtgttgcagagagagaaaaagtgggtactttgtgaggtaaaatggtatccgtcactcaaaagtgacggatatgtgccgtcacaaacaagaatttagaatttgtgtttttttattctattctttttatttattttttattttttatttttttaaataatgCTGAAAAAAATTACTATTTGGGAAGTTGCTCGATGTTGTTGATTGTCTCATGCTCTCGCGCATGTTTTACCGGTAGCTAAACTAGCTATAGGAAAAACTGTTTGGTTCGGGAAGTTGCCTAATGTTGTTGATTGTCTTATTGCTTAATGATATGCAATTACCCCTttgggtttcaaaaaaaaaaaaatgaatttatGACATTGGAAGCGGATTTATGTCATGTTTTTTCTGCTTAAATTCAACTGCATTCAATTCAACTAAAATCAATTT
Protein-coding sequences here:
- the LOC141619554 gene encoding uncharacterized protein LOC141619554; translation: MAALLQSISPITNPTRETPRKACSFFSHIPNLHTVSLNAGFSRVLASNNITTVSSNTVFTLPNWRSAKPDLKAKDVKVNDAFLYLEYMVEKGNRPNKGQATQLLYDLCKMSKVRKAIRVMEMMVASGVRPDATSYTFLVNHLCKRGNVGYAMQLVEKMEDYGYPTNTVTYNSLVKGMCMLGNLNKSLEHLERLQKRGLQPNVFTYSFLLEAAYKERGVDEAMRLLDEIIAKGGKPNLVSYNVLMTGLCKEGRIEEAIRFFRNLPNKGFHPNVVTYNILLRTLCYDGRWKEAYDLLAEMDEGARSPSTVTYNILIAALALHGLVDHAFAVLEEMMKVGFKPSGATYNPIIARLCKDGKVDQVSKCLNEMILHQCYPNEGTYNSIAVLCESGKVEEAFSMIQSLCSLTNLSTNEFYRSVIMSLCRKGNTYPAFLLLNEIIAYGFTPDSFTYSALLKGLCNEGMTDAAIEIFGIMEENECWPDVDNCNSLIVGLCKCQRTDVSLDIFQMMVMKGYRPNEMTYTILVEGIAHQGERELAANVLEQLYEMQAVSRNTVERLALQYDLQ